From the Burkholderia sp. GAS332 genome, one window contains:
- a CDS encoding putative spermidine/putrescine transport system substrate-binding protein: MKYEGIGSAFCLTGLALALVGLTAVQPAWSADTVTFAGYGGDYQKNIVKALIKPAADKEGIDLRTESHDGLATVRVQVSSGRPAWDIVQLGAEECATGSSQGLFEKLDYKLINLDGIPPQAHADDWIASNYYSVVLAYRTDKYKNNPPKTWADFWDVKKFPGKRALALQPQETMEVALLGDGVSPDKLYPLDQKRALEALARLKPNIAAWWTTGAQSAQLIRDGEVDMEAIWGSRIAPVMQSGAPVNFTFNQGLLAYACLAIPKGAKHAAEARKVIADVVTPAIQANIPEVMSFYGPVNAKAFDVRKFSPDVLSKANSSPQNRAAQVPMDGAYWGKDQNLQKGNESLRSLISQ, from the coding sequence GTGAAATACGAAGGCATCGGGTCCGCATTTTGTTTGACAGGGCTGGCTCTCGCCCTGGTCGGACTCACGGCTGTGCAGCCGGCGTGGTCGGCCGACACGGTTACGTTTGCAGGCTACGGCGGTGACTATCAGAAGAATATCGTGAAGGCGTTAATCAAGCCCGCCGCCGATAAGGAAGGAATCGATTTACGCACGGAGAGTCATGATGGTCTGGCTACCGTTCGCGTGCAGGTCTCGTCAGGGCGCCCTGCGTGGGACATCGTGCAACTAGGAGCGGAGGAATGCGCGACCGGTTCGAGCCAAGGCCTGTTTGAAAAGCTCGACTACAAGCTCATCAACCTGGACGGCATTCCGCCGCAAGCCCACGCAGACGACTGGATTGCGAGCAACTACTATTCTGTCGTGCTCGCGTATCGCACCGACAAATACAAGAACAATCCGCCGAAAACGTGGGCAGACTTCTGGGACGTCAAAAAATTTCCCGGCAAACGCGCGCTGGCCCTGCAGCCGCAGGAAACGATGGAGGTCGCTTTGCTCGGCGACGGGGTAAGCCCCGACAAGCTGTATCCGCTCGATCAGAAGCGTGCCCTAGAGGCGCTCGCGCGGCTTAAGCCAAACATCGCGGCATGGTGGACCACGGGGGCCCAATCGGCGCAACTGATTCGCGACGGGGAGGTGGATATGGAAGCGATCTGGGGCAGCCGTATTGCGCCGGTGATGCAGTCGGGTGCGCCCGTCAATTTCACGTTCAATCAGGGTCTGCTCGCGTATGCGTGTCTCGCTATTCCGAAGGGAGCCAAACATGCGGCCGAAGCGCGCAAGGTGATCGCGGATGTGGTGACGCCGGCGATTCAGGCGAACATCCCTGAGGTGATGTCGTTCTACGGCCCCGTCAACGCCAAGGCGTTCGACGTGCGCAAGTTCTCTCCGGACGTACTTTCAAAGGCCAACTCTTCGCCGCAGAACCGCGCGGCGCAGGTGCCGATGGACGGTGCGTACTGGGGCAAGGACCAGAATCTGCAAAAAGGCAACGAGTCTCTGCGTTCCCTGATCAGTCAATAG
- a CDS encoding putative spermidine/putrescine transport system ATP-binding protein — protein sequence MASQVFIRNVWKSYDNFTALQDVSLDINAGEFVTLLGPSGSGKTTLLMVLAGFVRASSGSVKVSGAELLLKPPHKRGIGMVFQNYALFPHMTVAQNVAYPLRLRKMNKLDAAEKVRHALSVVRLDDLGDRNIAHLSGGQRQRVALARAIVFEPDIMLMDEPLSALDKQLREHMQIEIRRLHDQLGMTTIYVTHDQTEALTMSDRIAIINKGRLEQFDTPDAIYERPASKFVADFIGETAFVPLDEARGEFTVFGNRFRTLAPVPDGAGRAWLALRPDRAILLDSPVDTLNCLPGVVRQRIYQGNSNLFYVDLPEGHEIMIRRGTGGAEGQGRRLEPGDRITVGVRAEDCVVVRD from the coding sequence ATGGCATCGCAAGTGTTCATCCGCAACGTCTGGAAGAGCTACGACAACTTTACGGCGCTACAGGACGTTTCGCTCGATATTAATGCCGGAGAATTCGTCACGCTTCTCGGGCCGTCGGGCTCGGGCAAGACTACGCTGCTTATGGTGTTGGCAGGCTTCGTTCGGGCAAGTTCCGGCAGCGTGAAGGTAAGTGGGGCGGAACTGCTGCTCAAGCCACCTCACAAGCGCGGAATCGGCATGGTGTTCCAGAACTACGCGTTGTTTCCGCATATGACCGTCGCGCAGAACGTCGCCTATCCGTTGCGGCTGCGGAAGATGAACAAGCTCGACGCAGCCGAGAAGGTCCGACATGCGTTGTCGGTCGTACGTCTTGATGATCTCGGCGACCGCAACATCGCACATCTGTCAGGGGGGCAGCGTCAACGGGTCGCGTTGGCACGCGCAATCGTGTTCGAGCCGGACATCATGCTGATGGACGAACCTCTGTCAGCACTCGACAAGCAGCTTCGTGAGCACATGCAGATAGAGATTCGGCGGCTGCATGATCAACTGGGCATGACGACTATATATGTGACGCACGATCAGACTGAGGCGCTGACGATGTCGGACCGTATCGCAATCATCAACAAAGGTCGACTGGAGCAGTTCGATACGCCAGACGCGATCTACGAGCGGCCCGCTAGCAAGTTCGTGGCAGACTTCATCGGCGAGACGGCGTTCGTTCCGCTCGACGAAGCTCGCGGCGAGTTTACTGTGTTCGGTAATCGCTTTCGCACGCTCGCCCCAGTGCCCGACGGTGCTGGTCGTGCTTGGCTCGCGCTCCGCCCTGATCGCGCGATTCTGCTCGACTCCCCCGTTGACACGCTGAACTGTTTGCCCGGAGTGGTACGGCAGCGCATCTATCAGGGCAATTCAAATCTGTTCTACGTGGATTTGCCTGAGGGGCACGAGATCATGATCCGGCGCGGAACCGGTGGAGCCGAAGGGCAGGGGCGCCGCCTCGAGCCAGGTGACCGGATCACCGTCGGCGTGCGTGCAGAAGATTGCGTGGTGGTACGGGACTGA
- a CDS encoding putative spermidine/putrescine transport system permease protein/spermidine/putrescine transport system permease protein: MMRDATVDARDVRTGGYEAENKSALARRRLFEQLQLAGLMVPALLLVLVVLVAPIAWLGWQSLFDMSGVLTISNYTRLITPVYRNAFITTFELSAIVTACALVLGYPLAYMLAQLPSRVASACLVFVVLPFWTSTLVRTYAWMVLLQRTGLVNSWLISAGIIDHPLQLVNNFTGTVIGMTHVMLPCLVLPLYSAMKAIDPVYMRAAANCGATPRQAFWQAYFPMTLPGLSAGVVLVFVLCLGFYVTPALLGGGRVNMLSMQIQTDVAVSGNPGAASALGIVLVVLTMITLAAIGRLFGLEKMYGGK; the protein is encoded by the coding sequence ATGATGAGAGACGCAACCGTAGATGCGCGCGACGTGCGCACGGGCGGCTACGAAGCCGAGAACAAGTCGGCACTCGCGCGACGTCGACTGTTCGAACAACTGCAATTGGCTGGCTTGATGGTGCCGGCGTTGCTGCTGGTGCTGGTAGTTCTGGTGGCTCCGATTGCATGGCTCGGGTGGCAGTCCCTGTTCGATATGTCGGGTGTTCTTACGATCTCGAACTACACACGACTGATCACGCCGGTCTATCGCAACGCTTTCATTACAACTTTTGAGCTTTCGGCGATTGTTACCGCTTGTGCACTAGTACTTGGTTATCCACTTGCATACATGCTGGCGCAGTTGCCATCGCGGGTCGCGTCCGCTTGCTTGGTGTTCGTGGTGCTGCCGTTCTGGACTTCCACGTTGGTGCGCACGTACGCGTGGATGGTGTTGCTGCAGCGCACGGGACTCGTCAACTCCTGGTTGATCAGCGCGGGCATCATTGATCATCCTTTGCAACTGGTCAATAACTTCACTGGCACTGTCATCGGCATGACGCACGTCATGCTGCCGTGCCTCGTGCTACCGCTCTATAGCGCGATGAAAGCGATCGACCCGGTCTACATGCGGGCGGCGGCCAATTGCGGCGCAACCCCGAGACAGGCTTTCTGGCAGGCGTACTTCCCAATGACGTTGCCCGGCCTGTCCGCGGGCGTCGTGCTGGTCTTCGTGTTGTGTCTGGGTTTCTACGTTACACCAGCGCTGCTTGGAGGCGGCCGGGTCAACATGCTGTCCATGCAGATACAGACGGATGTCGCGGTATCAGGGAATCCCGGGGCCGCGAGCGCGCTCGGCATCGTGCTTGTGGTTCTAACGATGATCACACTCGCCGCGATCGGCAGACTGTTCGGTCTCGAAAAAATGTACGGAGGTAAATGA
- a CDS encoding putative spermidine/putrescine transport system permease protein, translating to MLGYATDTQITHEQRLWLYVFCALVMMFLVVPCAIVVPMSFSNASYLEFPPRIWGTRWYHAYFSSDEWRAATGVSFRVAASSTLVATVTGTTAAYALRAIESRWTRWLRAVLMLPMMVPLILIAIGTFFVYVRVDLNNTITGLVIAHTMLALPFVIISVNGGLETYDANQELVARSLGASRLKAFSTVTLPQIKLSVYAGIFFAFMTSFDEVVVALFVSGGDNATLTRLMFEDIRDQLDPTITAISTLLISISVISLLALQWIGGSKKARLPKSA from the coding sequence ATGCTCGGCTACGCAACCGATACCCAGATTACCCATGAGCAGCGCCTTTGGCTCTATGTCTTCTGCGCGCTGGTGATGATGTTTCTCGTCGTGCCGTGCGCGATTGTCGTGCCGATGTCGTTTTCCAATGCAAGCTATCTGGAATTTCCGCCTCGTATATGGGGGACGCGCTGGTATCACGCGTATTTCTCATCGGACGAATGGCGGGCGGCAACCGGTGTGTCATTCCGTGTCGCGGCATCGAGCACGCTGGTCGCAACTGTAACCGGCACGACAGCCGCGTATGCGCTGCGTGCAATCGAGAGTCGGTGGACGCGCTGGCTGCGCGCGGTCCTCATGCTTCCGATGATGGTGCCGCTAATTCTGATCGCGATCGGTACGTTCTTTGTCTACGTCCGCGTTGATCTTAATAATACGATCACCGGGCTGGTGATCGCGCATACGATGCTGGCGCTGCCATTTGTGATCATCTCGGTGAATGGCGGCCTCGAAACATACGACGCAAATCAGGAACTGGTTGCTCGCAGCCTTGGCGCGTCCCGGCTGAAGGCCTTTTCTACCGTAACGCTTCCGCAAATCAAGCTGTCGGTGTATGCAGGGATCTTCTTTGCGTTCATGACGTCTTTCGACGAGGTGGTAGTCGCGCTTTTCGTCTCCGGCGGCGATAACGCGACGCTCACCCGCCTTATGTTCGAAGATATCCGGGACCAGCTTGATCCGACCATCACGGCGATTTCGACATTGTTGATCTCAATCTCGGTGATATCGCTACTCGCACTTCAGTGGATCGGGGGGAGCAAGAAGGCGCGGCTGCCCAAATCGGCCTAA